The Yersinia intermedia genome window below encodes:
- the ppx gene encoding exopolyphosphatase — translation MLSSTSLYAAIDLGSNSFHMLVVREVAGSIQTLARIKRKVRLAAGLDNQNHLSQEAMERGWQCLKLFSERLQDIPLDQIRVVATATLRLASNAEEFLQTATDILGCPIQVISGEEEARLIYHGVAHTTGGPEQRLVVDIGGGSTELVTGNGAQANILVSLSMGCVTWLERYFSDRNLAKDNFERAELAAREMIKPVAKRFRDHGWQICVGASGTVQALQEIMVAQGMDELITLTKLQQLKQRAIQCGKLEELEIPGLTLERALVFPSGLSILIAIFQELAIDSMTLAGGALREGLVYGMLHLPVELDIRSRTVRNLQRRYLLDIEQAKRVSKLADNFLLQVEKEWHLDNRCRELLQNACLIHEIGLSVDFKRAPQHAAYLIRNLDLPGFTPAQKLLLSALLQNQSDTLDLSLLNQQNALPVDMAQHLCRILRLAIIFSSRRRDDTLPAVRLRAKGEALYVLLPHGWLQQHPYRAEALEQESHWQSYVQWPLSLEELN, via the coding sequence ATGCTAAGTTCCACCTCACTTTATGCTGCCATCGATCTTGGCTCCAACAGTTTCCATATGTTGGTAGTACGTGAGGTGGCAGGCAGTATCCAGACGTTGGCCCGCATCAAGCGGAAAGTCCGCCTGGCGGCTGGTCTGGATAACCAAAACCATTTATCACAAGAAGCGATGGAACGCGGCTGGCAATGTCTGAAACTTTTTTCAGAACGTTTGCAGGACATTCCTTTGGACCAGATCCGGGTGGTTGCAACTGCAACCCTGCGTTTGGCCTCGAATGCTGAAGAGTTCCTGCAAACTGCAACCGACATTCTTGGTTGTCCGATTCAGGTTATCAGTGGCGAAGAAGAAGCTCGTCTGATTTATCACGGTGTAGCACATACCACCGGCGGGCCTGAGCAACGCCTGGTGGTGGATATCGGCGGTGGTAGCACCGAACTGGTCACCGGCAATGGTGCTCAAGCGAACATTCTGGTTAGTTTATCAATGGGTTGTGTCACCTGGCTGGAACGTTATTTTAGCGATCGCAATCTGGCAAAAGACAATTTTGAACGGGCTGAACTGGCAGCACGTGAGATGATCAAACCGGTCGCGAAACGTTTTCGTGACCATGGTTGGCAAATCTGCGTCGGTGCCTCTGGCACGGTTCAGGCTCTACAAGAAATTATGGTTGCTCAGGGCATGGATGAACTGATCACGCTGACCAAATTGCAGCAACTCAAGCAAAGAGCGATTCAGTGCGGCAAGTTGGAAGAACTGGAGATCCCCGGTCTCACGCTCGAACGGGCACTGGTTTTCCCAAGTGGTTTGTCTATCTTGATTGCGATATTCCAGGAGCTGGCAATTGACAGTATGACACTGGCTGGCGGTGCGCTGCGCGAAGGGCTGGTCTATGGCATGCTCCATTTACCGGTCGAACTGGATATTCGTAGCCGGACAGTACGAAATTTGCAGCGCCGCTATTTACTCGATATCGAACAAGCTAAGCGCGTGAGCAAGTTGGCCGATAATTTTTTACTACAAGTAGAAAAAGAGTGGCATCTCGATAACCGATGTCGGGAGTTATTGCAAAATGCCTGTTTGATTCATGAAATTGGCCTAAGTGTCGATTTTAAACGCGCTCCCCAACATGCTGCTTATCTGATCCGCAATCTGGACTTACCCGGTTTTACCCCCGCGCAAAAGCTATTACTGTCCGCATTATTGCAAAATCAGAGTGATACTCTCGATTTATCCCTATTGAATCAGCAGAATGCGTTGCCGGTAGATATGGCACAGCATCTGTGCCGGATACTGCGTCTGGCGATTATCTTCTCCAGCCGCCGGCGGGATGATACTTTGCCAGCCGTCAGGCTACGGGCCAAGGGCGAGGCTCTTTATGTGCTGCTACCCCATGGCTGGCTACAACAGCACCCTTATCGAGCAGAAGCGCTGGAACAGGAAAGTCATTGGCAGAGTTATGTCCAATGGCCGCTGTCATTAGAAGAACTTAATTAA
- the rhlB gene encoding ATP-dependent RNA helicase RhlB has protein sequence MSKTHLTELKFSDFALHPLVIEALENKGFHNCTPIQALALPLTLSGRDVAGQAQTGTGKTLAFLASTFHYLLSHPAEEGRQTNQPRALIMAPTRELAVQIHSDAESLSQMTGLKLGLAYGGDGYDKQLKVLESGVDILIGTTGRLIDYAKQNYINLGAIQVVVLDEADRMYDLGFIKDIRWLFRRMPSVDKRLNMLFSATLSYRVRELAFEQMNNAEYVEVEPLQKTGHRIQEELFYPSNEEKMRLLQTLIEEEWPDRCIIFANTKHRCEEIWGHLAADGHRVGLLTGDVAQKKRLRILEDFTKGDLDILVATDVAARGLHIPLVTHVFNYDLPDDCEDYVHRIGRTGRAGESGHSISLACEEYALNLPAIETYTGHSIPVSKYNSDALLTDLPAPKRLARTRTGNGPRRNSAPRRSGAPRNNRKRPS, from the coding sequence ATGAGCAAAACACACTTGACCGAACTGAAGTTTTCCGACTTCGCCCTGCACCCGCTAGTTATTGAAGCCCTTGAAAACAAAGGGTTTCATAATTGTACGCCGATCCAGGCGTTAGCATTGCCACTCACCCTCTCTGGGCGTGATGTAGCGGGTCAGGCGCAAACAGGTACCGGCAAGACGCTGGCATTCTTAGCGTCTACTTTCCATTATTTGCTTTCTCACCCCGCAGAAGAGGGTCGCCAGACTAATCAACCACGCGCATTGATTATGGCACCAACGCGTGAATTAGCAGTACAAATTCACTCCGATGCAGAGTCACTTTCTCAGATGACTGGCCTGAAATTAGGCTTGGCTTATGGTGGTGACGGCTACGATAAACAGCTTAAAGTGCTGGAAAGTGGCGTCGACATTCTGATCGGTACTACTGGCCGTTTAATCGACTACGCGAAACAAAATTATATTAACCTCGGTGCGATTCAGGTTGTGGTTCTTGATGAAGCAGATCGGATGTACGATCTGGGCTTTATTAAAGATATCCGCTGGCTGTTCCGCCGTATGCCTTCCGTTGATAAGCGTTTAAATATGCTGTTCTCTGCCACGCTATCGTACCGGGTACGTGAATTGGCATTCGAGCAAATGAATAACGCCGAATATGTTGAAGTGGAACCGTTACAAAAAACCGGCCACCGCATTCAGGAAGAGCTGTTCTACCCTTCAAATGAAGAAAAAATGCGTCTGCTTCAGACGTTGATTGAAGAAGAGTGGCCAGATCGCTGCATTATTTTTGCCAATACCAAACATCGTTGTGAAGAGATCTGGGGCCATTTGGCTGCTGATGGTCATCGTGTTGGTTTACTGACCGGTGATGTGGCACAGAAAAAACGCCTGCGTATTCTGGAAGATTTCACTAAAGGTGATTTGGATATTCTGGTTGCTACCGATGTTGCCGCCCGTGGTCTGCACATTCCACTGGTAACCCATGTGTTCAACTATGACCTGCCTGACGACTGTGAAGACTATGTTCACCGCATTGGCCGTACCGGTCGTGCTGGCGAAAGCGGTCATTCCATCAGCCTGGCATGTGAAGAGTACGCGTTAAACTTACCGGCTATTGAGACCTACACCGGTCATAGCATTCCGGTAAGCAAATATAATAGCGATGCGTTATTAACTGATTTGCCGGCGCCAAAACGTCTGGCCCGTACCCGTACCGGTAATGGCCCACGCCGTAACTCTGCCCCACGTCGCAGTGGTGCACCACGGAATAACCGTAAGCGACCGAGCTGA
- the trxA gene encoding thioredoxin TrxA produces the protein MSDKIIHLSDDSFDTDVLKASGLVLVDFWAEWCGPCKMIAPILDEIAEEYEGRLTITKLNIDDNQGTAPKYGIRGIPTLLLFRDGEVVATKVGALSKGQLKAFLDANL, from the coding sequence ATGAGCGATAAAATTATTCACCTGAGTGACGACAGCTTCGACACTGACGTGCTAAAAGCCAGCGGCCTGGTTCTGGTCGATTTCTGGGCTGAATGGTGTGGTCCGTGCAAGATGATTGCTCCGATTTTGGATGAAATTGCTGAAGAGTACGAAGGCAGACTGACCATCACTAAATTAAATATTGATGACAATCAGGGCACGGCACCAAAATACGGTATCCGTGGTATCCCTACATTGTTGTTATTCCGTGATGGTGAAGTAGTGGCCACCAAAGTGGGTGCCTTGTCTAAAGGTCAGCTCAAAGCATTCTTGGATGCAAATCTGTAA
- the rho gene encoding transcription termination factor Rho gives MNLTELKNTPVSDLITLGENMGLENLARMRKQDIIFSILKQHAKSGEDIFGDGVLEILQDGFGFLRSADSSYLAGPDDIYVSPSQIRRFNLRTGDTVAGKIRPPKEGERYFALLKVNEVNYDKPENARNKILFENLTPLHANSRLRMERGNGSTEDLTARVLDLASPIGRGQRGLIVAPPKAGKTMLLQNIATSIAYNHPDCVLMVLLIDERPEEVTEMQRLVKGEVIASTFDEPASRHVQVAEMVIEKAKRLVEHKKDVIILLDSITRLARAYNTVVPASGKVLTGGVDANALHRPKRFFGAARNVEEGGSLTIIATALVDTGSKMDEVIYEEFKGTGNMELHLSRKIAEKRVFPAIDFNRSGTRKEELLTTTEELQKMWILRRILHPMGEIDAMEFLISKLATAKTNDQFFDNMRRS, from the coding sequence ATGAATCTTACCGAATTAAAGAACACGCCGGTTTCTGATCTGATAACACTTGGCGAAAATATGGGGCTGGAAAACCTGGCCCGGATGCGTAAACAAGACATTATTTTCTCTATTCTTAAGCAGCACGCGAAAAGTGGAGAAGATATCTTCGGTGACGGTGTATTGGAGATATTGCAGGATGGATTTGGTTTCCTCCGCTCTGCAGACAGCTCCTACCTCGCCGGCCCCGACGACATCTATGTATCCCCAAGCCAAATTCGCCGTTTCAACCTTCGCACTGGTGATACCGTTGCCGGTAAGATTCGTCCGCCGAAAGAAGGTGAGCGTTATTTTGCATTGTTAAAAGTTAACGAAGTTAACTACGACAAACCGGAAAACGCCCGTAACAAAATCCTGTTCGAAAACTTAACCCCATTACATGCCAACTCTCGTCTGCGCATGGAACGTGGTAATGGTTCGACGGAAGATTTAACTGCTCGCGTACTTGATTTGGCCTCGCCAATCGGTCGCGGCCAACGTGGTCTGATTGTGGCACCGCCTAAAGCGGGTAAAACCATGCTGTTGCAGAACATCGCTACCAGCATTGCTTACAATCACCCTGACTGCGTGTTGATGGTATTACTGATTGACGAACGTCCTGAAGAAGTGACTGAGATGCAACGTCTGGTTAAGGGTGAAGTTATCGCTTCTACTTTTGATGAACCCGCATCCCGTCACGTTCAGGTAGCTGAAATGGTTATCGAGAAAGCGAAACGTCTGGTTGAGCATAAAAAAGACGTTATCATCTTGCTGGATTCCATTACTCGCTTGGCCCGCGCATACAACACCGTGGTACCTGCTTCAGGCAAAGTATTGACGGGGGGTGTGGATGCTAACGCCTTACATCGTCCTAAGCGTTTCTTTGGTGCTGCACGTAATGTTGAAGAGGGCGGTAGCCTGACTATCATTGCTACGGCGTTGGTTGATACCGGTTCTAAAATGGATGAAGTTATCTATGAAGAATTTAAAGGTACCGGCAACATGGAACTGCATTTATCGCGCAAAATTGCCGAAAAACGTGTGTTCCCAGCCATTGATTTCAACCGCTCTGGTACACGTAAAGAAGAGTTGCTGACCACCACTGAAGAGCTGCAAAAAATGTGGATATTGCGCCGTATTCTTCATCCAATGGGTGAAATCGATGCGATGGAGTTCCTCATCAGTAAACTGGCAACAGCGAAAACTAACGATCAGTTCTTCGATAACATGAGACGTTCGTAA
- the wecA gene encoding UDP-N-acetylglucosamine--undecaprenyl-phosphate N-acetylglucosaminephosphotransferase, with the protein MNLLTMSTEIFIIFLFSLAFLFVARKVAKKIGLVDKPNYRKRHQGLIPLVGGISVFAGICFTFLITNQQIPHFRLYLGCAGLLVFIGALDDRFDISVKIRAFVQALVGIAMMVVAGLYLRSLGHAFGPWEMSLGPFGYVVTLFAVWAAINAFNMVDGIDGLLGGLSCVSFGALGILLYQSGQMALALWCFAMIAAILPYILLNLGLLGRRYKVFMGDAGSTLIGFTAIWMLLQTTQGNAHPINPVTALWIIAIPLMDMIAIMYRRLRKGMSPFSPDRQHIHHLIMRAGFTSRQAFVLITLAAALLAAIGVIGERLTFVPEWVMLALFLLAFLLYGYCIKRAWRVARFIKRMKRRMRRASQNKHES; encoded by the coding sequence GTGAACTTACTCACTATGAGTACTGAAATCTTTATTATCTTCCTGTTTTCTTTGGCATTTTTATTTGTTGCTCGCAAAGTTGCCAAGAAAATTGGACTCGTTGATAAACCTAATTATCGTAAACGCCATCAAGGGTTGATTCCACTGGTGGGCGGAATATCCGTGTTTGCGGGTATTTGTTTTACTTTTCTGATTACCAACCAGCAGATCCCTCATTTCCGACTTTATCTCGGTTGCGCCGGTTTATTGGTGTTCATTGGTGCTTTAGATGATCGCTTTGATATCAGCGTAAAAATCCGTGCCTTTGTTCAGGCATTGGTGGGTATCGCCATGATGGTTGTCGCGGGGCTGTATTTGCGTAGCCTGGGGCATGCTTTTGGTCCGTGGGAAATGTCATTAGGGCCATTTGGCTATGTCGTCACACTGTTCGCGGTGTGGGCGGCAATAAATGCCTTCAATATGGTGGATGGTATTGATGGTTTACTGGGGGGGCTATCTTGTGTCTCTTTCGGTGCCTTGGGGATCCTGCTTTATCAAAGTGGGCAGATGGCATTGGCCTTATGGTGCTTCGCCATGATAGCCGCTATCTTGCCTTATATTTTGCTAAACCTTGGGTTATTAGGGCGTCGCTATAAAGTCTTTATGGGCGATGCGGGCAGTACGCTGATTGGCTTCACCGCTATTTGGATGTTGCTGCAAACCACACAAGGGAATGCCCACCCGATAAACCCGGTTACTGCATTATGGATTATTGCCATTCCATTGATGGATATGATTGCCATCATGTACCGCCGTTTGCGTAAAGGAATGAGTCCTTTCTCACCAGACCGGCAACATATCCATCACTTGATTATGCGTGCTGGTTTTACCTCTCGGCAGGCTTTTGTCTTAATTACCCTGGCAGCAGCATTGTTAGCGGCGATTGGTGTTATCGGCGAAAGGCTAACATTTGTCCCAGAATGGGTAATGTTGGCATTATTCTTGCTTGCATTTCTGTTGTATGGCTACTGCATTAAACGAGCATGGCGCGTGGCGCGTTTTATCAAACGTATGAAGCGTCGGATGCGTCGTGCATCGCAAAATAAGCATGAATCTTAA
- the wzzE gene encoding ECA polysaccharide chain length modulation protein encodes MKPESMSTDKTGSTNNEPTVDNELDIRSLFRTLWRGKLWIIGMAILLAAIALGVSYLVKQQWSAAAITDRPTVNNLGGYYSQQQFLRNLDTRINSGVASEQPGIADEAYGEFITQLAAYDTRRDFWLQSDYYKQRLEGDAKADAALLDELVNNIVFTPRDDKKMLNDSIKLTAETASDANKLLRGYIDFASQRAASHLNDEIQGAWAARTQSMKAQVKRQEAVAQAVFDREVTAVKQALKVAGQQGINRNQTDTPAEQLPDSKMFMLGKPMLEARLETLQATGPSFDIDYDQNRAMLATLNVGPTLDKTFQTYRYLRTPEDPVTRDSPRRVFLLIMWGAIGALVGAGVVLVRRTSIQA; translated from the coding sequence ATGAAACCAGAATCTATGTCGACTGATAAAACAGGATCTACCAATAATGAGCCTACTGTGGATAACGAATTAGATATCCGCAGCCTGTTCCGTACTCTTTGGCGCGGTAAGCTGTGGATTATCGGTATGGCAATTCTTTTGGCCGCAATCGCGTTGGGTGTTTCCTATCTGGTGAAACAACAATGGAGTGCGGCAGCCATTACTGACCGGCCAACCGTCAATAATTTGGGTGGTTATTATTCTCAGCAGCAGTTTTTACGGAATCTGGATACTCGTATCAATAGTGGTGTTGCCAGTGAACAACCGGGGATCGCTGACGAAGCTTATGGTGAATTCATTACCCAGCTCGCGGCTTACGATACCCGTCGTGATTTTTGGCTGCAAAGTGATTACTACAAACAGCGCCTGGAAGGTGATGCCAAGGCTGATGCCGCATTACTGGATGAGCTGGTAAATAATATTGTTTTCACTCCACGTGATGACAAAAAAATGCTGAATGACAGCATCAAATTGACCGCAGAAACGGCCAGTGATGCCAATAAATTGCTCCGTGGCTATATTGATTTTGCCAGTCAACGTGCTGCCAGCCATTTGAACGATGAGATTCAAGGGGCATGGGCTGCTCGTACTCAATCGATGAAAGCACAAGTTAAACGCCAGGAAGCGGTCGCTCAAGCGGTGTTCGATCGTGAGGTGACTGCGGTTAAACAAGCATTAAAAGTTGCCGGTCAGCAAGGGATTAACCGTAATCAAACGGATACGCCGGCTGAGCAGTTACCGGATTCTAAGATGTTTATGTTGGGTAAACCGATGCTTGAAGCCCGTTTGGAAACATTACAGGCTACTGGACCAAGTTTTGATATTGATTATGATCAGAACCGCGCCATGCTGGCAACATTGAACGTCGGTCCAACGTTGGATAAAACGTTCCAGACATACCGCTACTTACGTACACCAGAAGATCCAGTTACCCGTGATAGTCCGCGCCGTGTTTTCCTGCTGATTATGTGGGGTGCGATTGGCGCACTGGTTGGGGCTGGCGTAGTGTTAGTTCGTCGCACCAGTATACAAGCGTAA
- the wecB gene encoding non-hydrolyzing UDP-N-acetylglucosamine 2-epimerase: MKVLTVFGTRPEAIKMAPLVHALAKDEAFESRVCVTAQHREMLDQVLRLFEIQPDYDLNIMKPGQGLTEITCRILEGLKPVLAEFKPDVILVHGDTTTTLSTSLAAFYHRIPVGHVEAGLRTGNLYSPWPEEANRQLTGHLAMYHFAPTENSRQNLLREMVPENRIFVTGNTVIDALFWVRDRVMNNPELRSSLAQRYPFLDTSKKMILVTGHRRESFGGGFERICSALAEIALKHPEVQVVYPVHLNPNVSEPVNRILKGIDNIILIDPQDYLPFVYLMNHAYLILTDSGGIQEEAPSLGKPVLVMRDTTERPEAVDSGTVLLVGTNINKIVDAVTRLLTDEAAYHQMTRAHNPYGDGHACQRILEALKNHQVTL, from the coding sequence GTGAAAGTGTTGACTGTTTTTGGCACCCGGCCTGAAGCCATTAAAATGGCTCCTCTGGTGCATGCTTTGGCTAAGGATGAGGCCTTTGAGTCAAGAGTTTGCGTGACGGCCCAACATCGCGAGATGTTGGATCAAGTGTTGCGCTTATTTGAGATTCAACCGGACTATGATTTGAATATCATGAAACCGGGACAGGGATTGACGGAAATAACTTGCCGTATTTTGGAAGGGTTAAAACCTGTTCTAGCGGAATTTAAGCCAGACGTTATTCTGGTTCATGGCGATACAACCACAACGCTATCAACCAGCCTTGCTGCGTTCTATCACCGCATTCCTGTCGGCCACGTCGAGGCGGGGTTGCGCACAGGGAATCTCTATTCGCCGTGGCCGGAAGAGGCCAACCGTCAACTGACGGGGCATCTTGCTATGTACCATTTCGCGCCGACTGAGAATTCTCGCCAAAACCTACTCCGTGAAATGGTGCCGGAAAATCGAATTTTTGTTACCGGTAATACGGTGATCGATGCACTGTTCTGGGTGCGGGATCGGGTGATGAATAACCCAGAGTTACGCTCCAGCCTGGCGCAACGCTACCCGTTCCTCGATACCAGTAAGAAGATGATTTTGGTCACGGGCCACCGTCGTGAGAGCTTTGGTGGTGGTTTTGAGCGGATTTGCAGCGCATTAGCTGAAATTGCCCTCAAGCACCCCGAGGTGCAGGTGGTTTATCCGGTGCATCTCAACCCTAATGTCAGTGAGCCGGTCAATCGTATCTTGAAGGGTATTGATAATATCATTCTGATTGACCCGCAAGATTACTTACCTTTCGTTTATCTGATGAACCACGCTTATCTGATCCTGACCGATTCAGGCGGTATTCAGGAAGAAGCGCCTTCATTAGGTAAGCCGGTACTGGTGATGCGCGATACCACCGAACGCCCGGAAGCAGTCGATTCCGGTACGGTTCTGCTGGTTGGCACTAATATTAATAAAATTGTCGATGCTGTGACCCGTTTGCTCACTGATGAGGCTGCCTATCATCAAATGACGCGGGCGCATAATCCTTACGGTGACGGGCATGCCTGTCAACGCATCCTTGAAGCTTTAAAGAATCATCAGGTGACGCTATGA
- the wecC gene encoding UDP-N-acetyl-D-mannosamine dehydrogenase: MSFETISVIGLGYIGLPTAAAFASRKKKVIGVDVNAHAVETINRGAIHIVEPDLDKVVKIAVEGGYLHAVTKPLAADAFLIAVPTPFKGDHEPDMVYVESAAKSIAPVLKKGDLVILESTSPVGATEQMAQWLAEERPDLSFPQQAGEDADINIAYCPERVLPGQVMVELIQNDRVIGGMTPKCSARASELYKIFLEGECVVTNSRTAEMCKLTENSFRDVNIAFANELSLICDEQGINVWELIRLANRHPRVNILQPGPGVGGHCIAVDPWFIVSQNPQLARLIHTARLVNDGKPLWVVDRVKAAVADCLAATNKRASEVKIACFGLAFKPNIDDLRESPAVEIAHLIAEWHAGETLVVEPNVEQLPKSLAGHVTLKDTATALQQADVLVMLVDHRQFKAIKPEDVKQSWIVDTKGVWR; this comes from the coding sequence ATGAGTTTTGAAACTATTTCTGTTATCGGTCTTGGGTACATTGGTTTGCCAACTGCTGCTGCTTTCGCGTCGCGCAAGAAGAAAGTGATTGGTGTTGATGTGAACGCCCATGCTGTTGAAACCATTAATCGCGGTGCTATCCATATTGTGGAACCGGATTTAGACAAAGTGGTGAAGATTGCCGTTGAAGGGGGTTACCTGCATGCGGTGACCAAACCGCTGGCAGCCGATGCGTTTCTTATTGCCGTACCGACACCGTTTAAAGGCGATCACGAGCCGGATATGGTTTATGTTGAATCAGCCGCCAAATCTATCGCCCCAGTATTGAAAAAAGGTGATCTGGTCATTCTGGAATCCACCTCTCCAGTCGGTGCGACGGAACAAATGGCCCAATGGCTGGCTGAAGAGCGCCCCGATCTGAGCTTCCCACAGCAAGCCGGTGAAGATGCTGATATCAACATCGCTTACTGCCCTGAACGTGTCTTACCTGGTCAGGTCATGGTCGAACTGATTCAGAATGACCGCGTTATCGGTGGCATGACGCCGAAATGCTCTGCCCGCGCCAGCGAGTTATATAAAATTTTCCTGGAAGGCGAATGTGTGGTGACTAACTCCCGCACCGCTGAGATGTGTAAGCTGACTGAAAACAGCTTCCGTGACGTTAACATTGCTTTTGCCAATGAGTTGTCACTGATTTGTGATGAGCAGGGCATCAATGTGTGGGAACTGATTCGCCTGGCGAACCGTCATCCACGCGTGAATATTTTGCAGCCAGGTCCAGGTGTGGGCGGTCATTGTATCGCGGTTGATCCGTGGTTTATCGTTTCACAGAATCCACAATTGGCACGCTTGATCCACACGGCACGTTTGGTGAATGACGGCAAACCATTGTGGGTGGTAGATCGAGTTAAAGCCGCCGTTGCTGATTGTTTGGCTGCTACCAATAAGCGCGCCTCTGAAGTGAAAATTGCCTGCTTTGGCTTGGCATTTAAACCCAATATTGATGACCTGCGTGAAAGCCCGGCGGTCGAGATTGCTCATTTGATCGCGGAATGGCATGCCGGTGAAACATTGGTAGTTGAACCTAATGTTGAGCAACTGCCAAAATCATTGGCAGGGCACGTGACGTTGAAAGATACCGCCACTGCCTTGCAGCAAGCGGATGTGCTGGTGATGTTGGTTGATCACCGCCAGTTCAAAGCGATTAAACCTGAAGATGTGAAGCAATCGTGGATTGTTGACACCAAAGGAGTATGGCGTTGA
- the rffG gene encoding dTDP-glucose 4,6-dehydratase, which produces MALRRILVTGGAGFIGSAVVRHIIDGTSDSVVVVDKLTYAGNLESLAVVAHSERYAFEQVDICDRAELDRVFAHYQPDMVMHLAAESHVDRSIDGPAAFIETNVVGTYTLLEAARHYWQQLSAEAKQAFRFHHISTDEVYGDLHGTDDLFTETTPYAPSSPYSASKASSDHLVRAWLRTYGLPTLVTNCSNNYGPYHFPEKLIPLVILNALAGKPLPVYGNGAQVRDWLYVEDHARALYQVVTEGAVGETYNIGGHNERKNIEVVETLCTLLDELVPAKPAGIEHYRDLITYVKDRPGHDMRYAIDAGKIERELGWRPQETFESGIRKTLLWYLNNESWWRRVQDGSYAGERLGLSD; this is translated from the coding sequence ATGGCGTTGAGACGTATTCTAGTCACAGGCGGGGCCGGTTTTATCGGCTCTGCGGTGGTAAGACATATTATCGATGGCACTTCAGACAGCGTAGTGGTGGTGGATAAGCTCACCTATGCCGGTAATCTGGAGTCACTGGCTGTTGTCGCCCACAGCGAACGTTATGCGTTTGAGCAGGTGGATATCTGTGATCGCGCTGAACTGGATCGGGTTTTTGCGCACTATCAGCCGGATATGGTGATGCATCTGGCGGCAGAAAGTCATGTGGATCGCTCTATTGATGGGCCAGCGGCTTTTATCGAAACTAACGTGGTGGGCACATACACCCTGTTAGAGGCGGCGCGTCATTACTGGCAGCAACTGAGTGCTGAGGCGAAGCAGGCGTTTCGCTTCCACCATATCTCGACCGATGAGGTATATGGCGATCTGCACGGTACTGATGATCTGTTTACCGAAACCACACCTTATGCGCCAAGCAGCCCCTATTCAGCGTCTAAGGCGTCCAGTGACCATTTAGTTCGTGCCTGGTTGCGGACTTATGGTTTACCAACGCTGGTAACTAATTGCTCAAATAACTATGGGCCATATCATTTCCCTGAGAAGTTGATACCGCTGGTTATTCTGAATGCGCTGGCGGGTAAACCGTTACCGGTGTATGGCAATGGCGCACAGGTACGCGACTGGTTGTATGTCGAAGACCACGCGCGGGCCTTGTATCAGGTGGTTACCGAAGGTGCCGTGGGTGAGACATACAATATTGGCGGCCATAATGAGCGCAAAAATATTGAAGTGGTTGAAACCCTTTGTACACTTTTGGATGAACTTGTCCCAGCCAAACCGGCCGGCATTGAGCATTACCGTGACCTGATCACCTATGTCAAAGACCGTCCAGGGCACGATATGCGCTATGCCATTGATGCTGGCAAGATTGAGCGTGAATTAGGCTGGCGGCCACAGGAAACCTTCGAAAGTGGCATCCGCAAAACCCTGTTGTGGTATTTGAATAATGAATCGTGGTGGCGTCGAGTTCAGGATGGTTCTTACGCCGGTGAGCGTTTGGGTTTAAGCGACTGA